The window TTTTTGCTAATGATTTCATTGGTTATCGGGAACAGGGCTTCTTCACAATCATCACACTGAGCTTTGTCACCGGAGACAAAGCATGTGTGCCGTTCACAAAACAGCCTGATTTCTCATAATCCGTACTACACCACAATAAATTTGACGACTAAATCTGCAATATAAGAGCCATTTTTAAAACACACTAAATTTCATATAGTTACAGTTAGCAGCCCATTTAACGGTTAGCGCGATCTGCCGAAAAATCAGCCATTTATCATGGGATAACGCCTCTTTTTTGAATTCCGGTAACGTCGGAAGGCTCAATTCCTCAAGGCCGTTCTGGCATGCCGTGACTTTGGCTATTTAAAATTGAAAGGGATGATTTTTCGGCAGAATTTCACATTGATTTTTCGGATGTTCTTTTTTTCGACAAGATAACTGTCATCATTTTTCTGTCAGCCGTTCAGAGCCATTCCAGCTTTCATCAGGAGGTTCCTGTTGATATTTAACGCAACGTGCCAAATAGTTCTGAGAAACAATGTCTTCAGGAAACACGTTCAAACATTCCTCAAACAGCCGCCGGGCTTCGTTCCATTTCCTGGAAAGATAGAGCTTTAGTCCTTCCCGGTATGGTTTCAGGATTCTTGTTTTCTTCTCCCGAAGGGTGTTTTCATTGGCATTGAATATCTCATAAATGGTAATGGATTGTTCTTTTCCAAGAACCTTTACAAGGTCGAGTTCCCGCCAAAGAAGCCCTTCCTCATGTTGAACAAAATTCCACGTCTGGTCAGAAATAATGATTTGTGCGTGATACTTTTTAGTCAATCCTTCCAGTCGGGATGCTAAATTCACGGTATCCCCCAAGACAGTAGAATCCATGCGATCCTGAGCACCTACAGTTCCAATAATGACCGGGCCGCTATGAATTCCAATTCCCGTCGCGACGGGCGGAATTCCCAGTATTTGGCGTTGCTGATTGTAGGCCGTCAATACGTCCTGCATGCCGATGGCCGCCTTTACGGCTGAAATAGCTTCCACGGCGTCATTCTGACCGGGAAAATCAAACAAGGCCATGATGGCGTCGCCAATGAACTTATCAATGAATCCATTATTTTCGTGGATGGGGATCGTCATTTTTTTGAAATAGTCATTGAGAAAATTCAGCAATTCCTGTGGCGACATCATTTCAGAGAGAGACGTGAAACCCCGGATATCTGAAAACAGAATGGTAATGGTTTCATGCTCCGCTTTGCCCAATTCAATATTTTCAATCCCCTCGCTTGCGATTCTTCGAAGAAACTGATTGGGGACGAATTTTTTAAAGGTAACAAGGAATGCTTCTTCTTTTTTAAGGAGTTCCTTCAGACTTTCGATGGAGTTCTGAAGTTGCAGGTGAAGATTGATCCGACTCAACAATTCAGCTTTATGAAAAGGTTTGGTCAGATAGTCGTTGGCACCACTGTCGAACCCTTTGACCAGATCACTGACCTGATTTTTGGCGGTGAGCATCAGAATGGGGAGTTGAGCGGGCGGGTGGTTCTGACGGAGTTTGAGCGCCACTTCATACCCATTCATACGTGGCATCATCAAATCAAGCAGAACAAGATCCGGATGTTCACTATGAAAAAGTTCGAGGGCTTCAAAACCATCCTGTGCAGTCAAAACCCGATAATTGTTTAATTGCAGATGATTTTGCAAAACCTTGATATTGATTGGTTCATCATCCACGACCAGAATGGTTTTCGCTTTGAGTTTATTGTCCTGTTGATTTTCCAGAGGCATTAATTCATTCAACGAGAGTGAATGATCATCCTGCTCCCACGAATTAAAACGGATGTGTGCCTGTTTTGCATGAAGACTCTGTTGATCTGCGGCTTTTGCCGGAAGGGAGAGATCTTCCGCATAAACGGGTAAATCAAACCAAAAGATTGAGCCTTGACCGGGCGTACTATCCACCAGGATTTTCCCGCCATGCGCTTCCACCAGTTTTCGCGTGATGCTAAGTCCCAGACCTGTCCCGCCATATTCTCTGGAGGTCGAACCATCGGCCTGTTCAAATACCTCAAAGATGCGTTCCTGTTGGTCTGACTGTATTCCGATTCCAGTATCAGAAACCGAGAGCCAAATGCGTGATTCCTGCTGTTCAGCCTTGAGCAGAATTTCTCCCTGATGCGTAAATTTGATGGCATTCCCGATCAGATTCATAAAAATTTGCTGTAGCCGATTTTCATCCGCATAAACAAAGGGCAGTGTGTCAGGAATCTCCGTGCGCAGGATAATCTGTTTTTTACCTAGCAACGTAGAGGCGATTTTCAAAACCACTTCCGTAATACTTTTCAGATCCACAGGACGGAATTGCAGTTGCAGTTCATGATTTTTCATTTTGGAAAAATCCAGAATGTCATTGACCAGGTTGGCCAGACGTTTCCCGCTCTGAATAATGAGTTCCAGATTCTCGGAAGTGGCTTTGGAAAGTTTTCCAGTGGCGCCATCCACCAGCGATTCCGCCAACCCGATAATTCCGTTGAGGGGCGTTCTCAATTCATGAGACGTATTGGCCAAAAACTCATCTTTAAGCTTGTCCACCCGTTTCAGATTTTCCACGGACTGATGTTCGGCTTTCAGCACTTCCTGCTGGGCTTCCAACAGTTTTTGCTGGGCGACAAAACGTTCCTTTTTCATCGTATTAACGCGATCGGCCAATCCAAAGGAGAGAAATATCACCTCAAGGGCTGAGCCAATATGGGGTCCATAATTGGTTATGAACATCATGGGGAGTATACCGAAACTCCTCAGAGCGGAGGCTAAACCGCCCAACAGGAACAGTGAAAAGGAGAGAAGAAAAAAACGTGCGGGACGACTTCCCTTGAGAACGGCCAGGAATGAAACCCAAAGGATGATCACATAGGAGTTCATTGCGCTTAATACCACCAGACTACCACTGGTGACTGTATTGACAAAGAGGGAAAGAGGCATCAGTCCTGCTAAAATAACGGATAAAAAAATCAGTAGCTTATCCCATCCGTGTAATATTTTTGCCGAGTCCACAAAGCTACGGAAAAAACTGATTCCCCAAAAACCCGTAAAAGCCAGAAAGAAGGGCAGACTCTTGTTGGTCCAGGAAGGAGAGTCCGGCCATAAATAGCGATAGGCCAGACCATTATAAACCATTTGATAAAGAAGCAATCCGGCAGTATGGAGCACATAATACAAATAACTCCGATCACGAATTACTGTAAAAAGAAACAGATTATAAATCAGCATGACCAGGATCATTCCATAATAAAGTCCCAATCCGGAATGTTCCTCAGTGGAATTTTCCAGAAAGGTTTCTGGATTCCACAACTTGAAACTCATTTGCATGGAACTCTCCGATTTGACCCGGATATAGAGTGTTTGAACATGCTGAGAAGGCAAAGACAACGGGAAGATAATATTTCGATGTTTAACATCGCGTTGCTCAAAAGGATACTGATCGCCAGCGGTATATTTCAGAAATGTTCCATCTACCTGCTGAATAAAAAGACTGACATGATCAATAATCGGGAAGGCCTGTTCAAGATACCACATGGTGCTTGATGGCAGAGGATTCAAAACCTGAAGGTATGCCCAATACACGGAATGTGTATTCCCGAAATTTGGAGCATCCAGGGAACCACTTTGAAAACTTGATGAAAATTCGGAACTGGAAACCTGTTCAATAGTCAGTTGTCCATCCACATCTTCCAGAAATTCCATATGTTTTCCCAGTGGATATACTCCCTGGGACGGGTTGAGTAACAGGGGGGTCGCGGCATAAATCAGGATAGGGTTCATGAGGATCAAGACACAAAAAAACGAGATCATCCTCCTTATTTCTTGAAACCTGTTCAACAGGGTATTCCTGATATAAATGTAACGACGAAGCATATTCAGAGGATAAACGAAGGAGTCAAAAATGACAGGATTCCATAAAACCAGATCTGATAAAGTTGTTTGAATGGGACTGGATGTACTAAGGACATGAGACCAGGATGATTGAAATTTTTAATTGATGATGGGGAGCTGAAACAAACAGACATTGTTTGTTATCAAGGGGGATTTGTTCCTTCAATTTTTTTCCGGCCAGAATAGCGGATTTCCATTTTATAAATTCCGAATAAATGGGGGAGAAGTATTGTTTGGGGTCCTCTTGTGCTGATTCGGAAAGATCATGTTTCAGTTGGAGCGATATTGTTTTGACTGAATCAGCGAGTACCAGACCTGTATCATCCATTACAATCAATCTTTTGTTTTCGAGAAATGTGAGCAACTGATCGATGTATTCTCCCAGATATCTTTCATAGTGCAGGAATGCGGGGATGCTGCCATTTGAAAGAACCACAGGTGTCGAATAGGCGACAACCCAACGGTGAGAGTCGTGAGATATATAGGCACTCTGAATACGTACTTCCTGATCCTTGAGTTTGAATGATGGTTCATAAAAAGGATTATCGCCTTCCTCCAGGGATAATTCGTCATTGGTCGCGATTTTATTTCCTGAAATTCTCATAATTTCGGGAGTAATGACTTTCCCATCAGGCAGTGTGACTGGTCTGCTTATCAGACACATTTCATCCATGTTGAATCTGGAATGAGTGTATAAACTTAGTTTTTGAATGCTCGCCAACGCCTGTTTTCTTTTCGGGGGATCGTTTTCATATTCAAAATATTCTTCAAAACCGGAATCATTGCGTACGGTAAGTAACTCATTCGCATAACGCAGGTGAATTCGGTCAAGAGTGCGCATCTTTTTATCGAGCATTGTTTCAAGCGCTTCATATGAATTAGCAAAAGCATAAGCCGGGAATAGACAGAATCCTGCCAATACATATTTTATGAAGCGTTTCTTAAACATTATACACCATTGGGTTAAAGGTTTCTGCAGCTTAAAGAGAAGGGATCACAACTTGGGTTAAATGCTAGTCCTGCAAATATCGCGTCAGTTCGGCCACATCCAAAACAAGCGATACACCGCCATGTCCCATGATCGCGCCTCCGGCAATGCCCCGGTGTTTCAAGTGGTCTCCCATTTTGTCAATTTGCAGGTCTTTCACGACTACCTGTGCTTTTCCCAGCAAACAATCAACCATCAACGCAAATTGATGGTGTCGGTATTCCACCACAATCAAAATCGATTCTTCCGGTTTTATACATTGAGAAGATGTGTCAAAAATTTCATAAAGACGTACAACTCGTAACATGTGATTGTTGTAGCGTATGACTTCTTTGTGATTTGCTGTAAACACCTGCCCTGATTTCGGCTGAAAGGCTGTTTTCATAAATTCCATTGGCAGAATGTATTCCTCATTCCCCACTTTGGTATTGATGCCTTCAATAATCAGGAAACTACTGGACGCCGGCATCCTGATATGAAAGGTGGTGCCCTTTTCAGGGGTTGTCTCTACGAAAAAATAGCCATTGGCCGATTCAATCAGTTGTTTTATCTGACTCAACCCCATGTCGGGCAAAGAGTCTGTCAATGTTGAGGACTCCGTAAAAAATCCTGATAATAAAAGACAGTTTTGCAGTTCTTCTTCAGTGTAGCGATCCAGTTCCGCAGAGGGAACCAGTTCCGTTTCCAGAACACGGTGTTTAATCTCAGCCATTGAGATTCCGTTTCCATCATCTGAAATCCGGAAATGCACCCAGTCATCTTCATCAGAAAAAGCTTCAATCTGCACACTTCCTTTGAGCAACTTGCCTTTGCTTCTGCGTTCCATCGGTGATTCAATGCCATATTCCACCGCATGGGCTACAAGATAGAACAGGGGTCGTTCCAACAAATCATGAATACTCTTGTCAATTCTGATTTGACCTCCACGAATCGCCACATCGATCTGTTTTCCCAATTTATCAGCAACACTGCGCGCGAATCCGGGCAACTTGATAAAAAGGCCTTCCATCGGAATCAGTCTGATTTTCAGCAGACTAGAGATCATTTTCTGGGAAAGGAGATTGAAAGTCTGGTTTGCCTGTTTGAACCGTTCATGAAGTTCTCTTTCCACGTCAGTCTTGCTCATGGCATTACTGACATATTGAAACATGTCTGAAACAACAACCAGTTCACCCACAAAATGCATAAACCCATCGATTTCTTCTTCCGCGACACGCATCGTTTTATGTTCTGTCTGAGTGCCGGTGATGGAATGCCCCTTCAAAACGCCTGATTGGGATGAAACATTAGAAAAATGAGCCAGTGCCGGCTGGAAAATATTCTTCAATTCCGTCCTGAACTCAGGGACAAATTTTTGAACACCTGACACCACCTGATCCAGTTTGAGTTCCAGAATCCGAATGATATTCAGTGCTTCACCTGAAATTTTCGGTTTTACGCACACAACCGCGTCTTTCATTCGTTGCGCGGTACTGACAGGTAAAAATTCTTCTGAGGGACGAAACAGAATATCACGGATCGTGCTGATTTCACCTGAAACATCGATATCCTTAAAGAAAAAATCAGCGGATTTTCGAAAATTGGATGTTCTGGATGCGGATTGCGAAACAATATTCAATCGAATGATATTATTATGCAGAATTTTGAAATCCCGATGATTCTTTGTGCTTTCTGGAATCCCTGACTCAAACTCATGAAAAGATTGGATGAAGTTTGGCGCTGTTTTTTCCAGGCTATCGGTCACCAGAATTCCCAGATGCCGTGCCTGTGCCTCAAGTTTTTGAAACGCGTTAGAACCTTTGACAGATTCAGGCAAGTGGGCGGTCAGAGCATTGAACGCATTGAAAGAAATGAAGGCTTCCTCTCTCAATCCTCGTTTCTGTTGGCTGAGTTGATCAATCTTGAGCAAAAGTTGATTGAATGATTCCGTATCACGAACTTCGATACGTTCATGTTTGAATGTTTCCGCGATATGTTTGAGTCCATTCAATCCACTGATGAGCGTTGAAATCACCATGGAAGACGCTGGAATTTCCTGCTTTGAAATCATTTGCAGAATAGTGCCCGTTGAGTGAGCCAACTTCTGAAAAAAAACGAGTTGAAAAAATCCGGCCGCATCTCTCATTGAAAAAAAGGAATCAAGAATTTTCCCCAATATTTCTATGTCTGAATCATACTTTTCAAATTCCAGAAGAAGATTTCCCAACTGATTCAGATTTTCAGCGGAATCCTCCAGAAATTCAAGCAGACTTTGAAGATCTATAGTGATGTCGGTTGAGGATGTCGGTTGTTCAGATATCAAATTGTCCTCATTTCATAAAAATGAAACCAGTTTATGAGGAATGTTATCCAGCGAAATCAGAAATTCAGCCCCCCCTGATTTGTAAGCTTCACAAGGCATGCCAAAAACCACGCAGGATTTTTCATCCTGAGCCATGGTGCGAGCACCCGCACGACGCATGGACAGCATTCCCGCCGCACCATCATTGCCCATTCCGGTCAGGATAATACCAATCGCATTGGCTCCGGCAAAACGGGCCACAGAATCAAAAAGTACATCCACAGAAGGGCAATGACCACTCACTTTCTCTCCAGGTTCACAATGGACCAGATAGACCCCTCCTGAGCGTTTTACAGTCATCTGCAAATTACCTGGCGCAAGCAAAGCCTGTCCCGGCATGATCCTGTCTCCATGTTTGGCTTCCTTGACTTTAATCGCGCATTGTTCATTGAGACGTTCCGCATAGGTTTGTGTGAATCCCGGGGGCATATGCTGCACAATCACGATTCCGGGCAAGGTGGCTGGCAACTGGGTCAGAATCCTGGAAATTGCCTGCACCCCGCCTGTGGAAGCGCCAATGGCAATCACTTTATCAGTGGAAGTACTCAGGGCTGTGTCCATGCGTACTTTGGCAGGTGTCGGAGTGCGCTGCTTCCAGTGACTGACATCTGTCATTGAGGCCTGTTTTACTTTTTGGCGAATGTCCTCCAGCATGATTTCCAACCCACGAGCCACATCAGAGCTGGGTTTTGTCACAAAATCCACCGCACCGGCTTCCAAAGCCTCCATGGTGATGCGTTTCCCTTTTTCGGTCAAGGCACTGACCACCACCACCGGCAGAGGATACTGAGGCATCATATACCGCAAAAACTGCACGCCATCCATGCGTGGCATTTCAATATCCAGTGTGAGCACATCCGGACGAAGTTTTGCGATTTTTTCTCTGGCGACATAAGGATCAGGAGCAGACCCCACCACCTGAATTTCCGGATCACGCGCAAGTCCTTCACTTAAAATATCACGCACCAGCGCTGAATCATCAATGACAAGTACCTTGATCATAATACTTTCCCTGGTTTTTGTTTAATTTGAGAAAAAATTATCGTGGAATTTTCTGATAAATCGCGGGGGCAACATACCGATAGGGGCATTTGTCCTTGTCCAGATTTTCTGTTTGTCCGATGAACAGAAAACCATAGTCCTCTGTAACCTCATAAAAACGCTGTACCAATGCTGTGATTGTCGCACGATCGAAGTAAATCATGACATTCCGGCAAAAAATGGCATAAAATTTAGATTTAAACACAAATTTGGGGCGGATCAGATTATAGTTGCTGAAGTGAATCAGTTGTTTCAGTTGAGGACGAACTTGCCATTTTGTTTTATCCAATGCCTGAAAATAGTTTGTTTTATATATCGGGGGAACATTTTTCATCCGGTCGCCGGTATAGATCCCCTTATGCGCTTCCTGGAGTTTTTCACTATCAATGTCTGTTGCCAGAATACCAATGTCCCATCTTGGTGTGGTTTTTGCCAAAAATTCTTTCAACAACATTGCCAGCGTATAGGCTTCTTCTCCTGAAGAACAGGCGGCGGACCATATATGCAGATCATTGGTGTCTTCAGTAATATCCCGTGATTTTTTTTGAGGCAGAACATGATTCATCAGATAATCAAAATGCTCGTGTTCTCTGAAAAAATAACTGTAATTGGTTGTGATCTGGTTGATGAATTGTTGTAAGCGCTTTCCCTCAGTGTCAGCACGCAGCCAGGCGTGATATTCACCAAAATCCTTGAGTCCCAATGATTGCACCAGGAATTGAAGACGATTGGATAAAAGTGATTTTTTATCCTCAGTCAGATAAATTCCACACTTTTCATAAGCCAATTGGGCGATTTGCTGGAAATGCTGGTCATTCATCATAGAGTAAATCAGGTGTAACTGTTTCAGTTAAAAGAAGAGGCCAGGTGTAGCGTTCAGGCTCTATGGTCATGCCCCTGTTGTTGATGAATTCACCGCGTTATTATTTTTAGAGCATTTGTGATTCATAGAGCCTGTCAACCGTACAGAAAATTAGAATTTCCCAGTGTCCTCATCCCCGAACGAAATAAGATCTTCGCCACTCACTTCATCAGAATGTTTGTGTTTGTGTTCCACGTGAGGGGTGGAATAAACTGCTTTTTTGATATGCGGAGCATGGGTGATCTGATGACTTTTGCGCATCGGCAGGGTTTTGGTCTGTGCGGGAGGAGGATTCATGACACTGTTTTTCAGTTGAAAACGGAAGACCAGCTCTTTGAGATGCTGGGATTGGCCTGTTAATTCCTCACTGGCCGCCGCTGTTTGTTCTGCGACCTGAGCGTTTTGCTGAACCACCTGGTTCAGTTGGTTCAGGCCCGTATTGATTTCACGAACGCCACGTGCCTGTTCATTGCTGGCGGTTGCGATTTCATTCACCAGATCTGTCACTTTGGTGGAGGAGTTGACAATCTCTTTCAGGGAAGAGGCGGTTTCATCCGCCATTTTCGCGCCGGATTCAACTTTTTTTACTGAATCATTGATCATGACAGTGGTTTCCTTAGCCGCCTGAGCACTGCGTTGAGCCAGATTTCGGACTTCTTCCGCGACAACAGCGAAACCCTTTCCATGCACACCGGCACGTGCGGCTTCGACCGCCGCGTTGATTGCCAACACATTGGTCTGAAACGCGATTTCGTCAATGGTTTTGATGATGTGGGCAATGTTGGTGGAGGAATTATTGATTTCTTTCATGGCTTCCAGCATTTTTTGCATCTGACGATCACCCTGTTCCGCGCGACGTCTGGCGTCTATCGCGATCTGATTTGCCTGATTCGCGTTTTCAGCGTTGGATTTGGTTTGGGAGTTCATTTCTTCCATGGAAGAAGAAATCTGTTCCAGTGACGCGGATTGTTCAGTGGCTCCCTGAGAAATAATCTGACTGGATTCTGAGACCTGATGGGCTCCAATGGATAATTGATCCGCAGAGGTGATCACCTGGTGGAGTGTTTCATTAAGGCTTGTAGTCATTTCCTGAATAGCGATCCCCAGAACATCCTTATCTGAAGCCAATTGTGTTTCAGCGCTCAAATCCCCTTTGGCAATGCGTTGAGCCACTTTGGTTTTGGCGCTGATGGCATCGACCATGTGCTGGAAGGATCGTCCCAAATCGCCAAATTCATCTTTGCGGACAGTATCCACCTCAATCTGTAATTCACCATTTGAGAGGGTTTCTGAACCTTTTTTGATGGCGGAAATCGCTCCAAGAATCGTGCGTGATAAAAAAAACATGATAACCACACCTAGCG is drawn from SAR324 cluster bacterium and contains these coding sequences:
- a CDS encoding chemotaxis protein CheR; the protein is MMNDQHFQQIAQLAYEKCGIYLTEDKKSLLSNRLQFLVQSLGLKDFGEYHAWLRADTEGKRLQQFINQITTNYSYFFREHEHFDYLMNHVLPQKKSRDITEDTNDLHIWSAACSSGEEAYTLAMLLKEFLAKTTPRWDIGILATDIDSEKLQEAHKGIYTGDRMKNVPPIYKTNYFQALDKTKWQVRPQLKQLIHFSNYNLIRPKFVFKSKFYAIFCRNVMIYFDRATITALVQRFYEVTEDYGFLFIGQTENLDKDKCPYRYVAPAIYQKIPR
- a CDS encoding cache domain-containing protein, whose product is MFKKRFIKYVLAGFCLFPAYAFANSYEALETMLDKKMRTLDRIHLRYANELLTVRNDSGFEEYFEYENDPPKRKQALASIQKLSLYTHSRFNMDEMCLISRPVTLPDGKVITPEIMRISGNKIATNDELSLEEGDNPFYEPSFKLKDQEVRIQSAYISHDSHRWVVAYSTPVVLSNGSIPAFLHYERYLGEYIDQLLTFLENKRLIVMDDTGLVLADSVKTISLQLKHDLSESAQEDPKQYFSPIYSEFIKWKSAILAGKKLKEQIPLDNKQCLFVSAPHHQLKISIILVSCP
- a CDS encoding response regulator; this translates as MNPILIYAATPLLLNPSQGVYPLGKHMEFLEDVDGQLTIEQVSSSEFSSSFQSGSLDAPNFGNTHSVYWAYLQVLNPLPSSTMWYLEQAFPIIDHVSLFIQQVDGTFLKYTAGDQYPFEQRDVKHRNIIFPLSLPSQHVQTLYIRVKSESSMQMSFKLWNPETFLENSTEEHSGLGLYYGMILVMLIYNLFLFTVIRDRSYLYYVLHTAGLLLYQMVYNGLAYRYLWPDSPSWTNKSLPFFLAFTGFWGISFFRSFVDSAKILHGWDKLLIFLSVILAGLMPLSLFVNTVTSGSLVVLSAMNSYVIILWVSFLAVLKGSRPARFFLLSFSLFLLGGLASALRSFGILPMMFITNYGPHIGSALEVIFLSFGLADRVNTMKKERFVAQQKLLEAQQEVLKAEHQSVENLKRVDKLKDEFLANTSHELRTPLNGIIGLAESLVDGATGKLSKATSENLELIIQSGKRLANLVNDILDFSKMKNHELQLQFRPVDLKSITEVVLKIASTLLGKKQIILRTEIPDTLPFVYADENRLQQIFMNLIGNAIKFTHQGEILLKAEQQESRIWLSVSDTGIGIQSDQQERIFEVFEQADGSTSREYGGTGLGLSITRKLVEAHGGKILVDSTPGQGSIFWFDLPVYAEDLSLPAKAADQQSLHAKQAHIRFNSWEQDDHSLSLNELMPLENQQDNKLKAKTILVVDDEPINIKVLQNHLQLNNYRVLTAQDGFEALELFHSEHPDLVLLDLMMPRMNGYEVALKLRQNHPPAQLPILMLTAKNQVSDLVKGFDSGANDYLTKPFHKAELLSRINLHLQLQNSIESLKELLKKEEAFLVTFKKFVPNQFLRRIASEGIENIELGKAEHETITILFSDIRGFTSLSEMMSPQELLNFLNDYFKKMTIPIHENNGFIDKFIGDAIMALFDFPGQNDAVEAISAVKAAIGMQDVLTAYNQQRQILGIPPVATGIGIHSGPVIIGTVGAQDRMDSTVLGDTVNLASRLEGLTKKYHAQIIISDQTWNFVQHEEGLLWRELDLVKVLGKEQSITIYEIFNANENTLREKKTRILKPYREGLKLYLSRKWNEARRLFEECLNVFPEDIVSQNYLARCVKYQQEPPDESWNGSERLTEK
- a CDS encoding chemotaxis response regulator protein-glutamate methylesterase, which translates into the protein MIKVLVIDDSALVRDILSEGLARDPEIQVVGSAPDPYVAREKIAKLRPDVLTLDIEMPRMDGVQFLRYMMPQYPLPVVVVSALTEKGKRITMEALEAGAVDFVTKPSSDVARGLEIMLEDIRQKVKQASMTDVSHWKQRTPTPAKVRMDTALSTSTDKVIAIGASTGGVQAISRILTQLPATLPGIVIVQHMPPGFTQTYAERLNEQCAIKVKEAKHGDRIMPGQALLAPGNLQMTVKRSGGVYLVHCEPGEKVSGHCPSVDVLFDSVARFAGANAIGIILTGMGNDGAAGMLSMRRAGARTMAQDEKSCVVFGMPCEAYKSGGAEFLISLDNIPHKLVSFL
- a CDS encoding HAMP domain-containing protein, which gives rise to MSFKNMKISLQLSVSFFAIVALFGIAGLGGLWMLNEVEQLSSRVKHESVPFALLAGEMDTNVTNVQQWLTDVSASHNKDGLRDAEVAAQNFKRRLSQFREMYSKENNLPQLKNMEAMAQAFDQFYESGKKMTAAYINQGLDAGNHIMETFDADAASIKQKVVQLKTEQSDEATLNMELISSSIHTIKITLLSAGVFAFALGVVIMFFLSRTILGAISAIKKGSETLSNGELQIEVDTVRKDEFGDLGRSFQHMVDAISAKTKVAQRIAKGDLSAETQLASDKDVLGIAIQEMTTSLNETLHQVITSADQLSIGAHQVSESSQIISQGATEQSASLEQISSSMEEMNSQTKSNAENANQANQIAIDARRRAEQGDRQMQKMLEAMKEINNSSTNIAHIIKTIDEIAFQTNVLAINAAVEAARAGVHGKGFAVVAEEVRNLAQRSAQAAKETTVMINDSVKKVESGAKMADETASSLKEIVNSSTKVTDLVNEIATASNEQARGVREINTGLNQLNQVVQQNAQVAEQTAAASEELTGQSQHLKELVFRFQLKNSVMNPPPAQTKTLPMRKSHQITHAPHIKKAVYSTPHVEHKHKHSDEVSGEDLISFGDEDTGKF
- a CDS encoding chemotaxis protein CheW, with the protein product MISEQPTSSTDITIDLQSLLEFLEDSAENLNQLGNLLLEFEKYDSDIEILGKILDSFFSMRDAAGFFQLVFFQKLAHSTGTILQMISKQEIPASSMVISTLISGLNGLKHIAETFKHERIEVRDTESFNQLLLKIDQLSQQKRGLREEAFISFNAFNALTAHLPESVKGSNAFQKLEAQARHLGILVTDSLEKTAPNFIQSFHEFESGIPESTKNHRDFKILHNNIIRLNIVSQSASRTSNFRKSADFFFKDIDVSGEISTIRDILFRPSEEFLPVSTAQRMKDAVVCVKPKISGEALNIIRILELKLDQVVSGVQKFVPEFRTELKNIFQPALAHFSNVSSQSGVLKGHSITGTQTEHKTMRVAEEEIDGFMHFVGELVVVSDMFQYVSNAMSKTDVERELHERFKQANQTFNLLSQKMISSLLKIRLIPMEGLFIKLPGFARSVADKLGKQIDVAIRGGQIRIDKSIHDLLERPLFYLVAHAVEYGIESPMERRSKGKLLKGSVQIEAFSDEDDWVHFRISDDGNGISMAEIKHRVLETELVPSAELDRYTEEELQNCLLLSGFFTESSTLTDSLPDMGLSQIKQLIESANGYFFVETTPEKGTTFHIRMPASSSFLIIEGINTKVGNEEYILPMEFMKTAFQPKSGQVFTANHKEVIRYNNHMLRVVRLYEIFDTSSQCIKPEESILIVVEYRHHQFALMVDCLLGKAQVVVKDLQIDKMGDHLKHRGIAGGAIMGHGGVSLVLDVAELTRYLQD